The proteins below come from a single Chryseobacterium sp. MA9 genomic window:
- a CDS encoding PLP-dependent cysteine synthase family protein encodes MSNVYDNILGLIGHTPMVKLNTVTKDIPATVYAKLESYNPGHSTKDRIALHIIENAEKKGLLKEDSVVVETTSGNTGFSIAMVCIIKGYKCILAVSDKTKPEKIAYLKALGATVYICPANVPADDPRSYYEVAKRIAQETPNSIYINQYFNELNIDAHYQTTGPEIWEQTEGKITHLFACTGTGGTLSGSAKFLKEKNPDIKIIGVDADGSILKSYHETGEIHKEDVHPYQIEGMGKNLIPAALLFDKVDEFVRVNDEMSAYRTREIALKEAIMGGYTTGAVTQGLMQYAQSHELTEKDLIVLIYPDHGSRYITKVYSDQWMAEQGFVNNCVHNYDEVFKTEFIK; translated from the coding sequence ATGAGTAATGTTTACGATAATATTCTTGGCCTAATAGGACACACTCCGATGGTGAAGCTAAATACTGTTACAAAAGATATTCCAGCAACCGTTTATGCCAAGTTAGAATCATATAATCCTGGACATTCCACCAAAGACCGAATCGCACTTCACATTATAGAGAACGCAGAGAAAAAAGGCCTTTTAAAAGAAGATTCTGTAGTTGTAGAAACTACGTCCGGTAATACTGGGTTTTCTATTGCGATGGTATGTATCATTAAGGGATATAAGTGTATTCTTGCAGTAAGTGATAAAACAAAACCTGAGAAAATTGCTTATCTGAAAGCATTGGGTGCTACGGTATATATATGCCCGGCCAATGTACCAGCAGATGATCCAAGATCATACTATGAAGTAGCTAAAAGAATCGCCCAGGAAACTCCTAATTCTATTTACATCAATCAATATTTTAACGAGCTTAATATTGATGCGCACTATCAGACGACGGGTCCAGAGATCTGGGAACAGACAGAAGGTAAGATCACTCACCTTTTTGCCTGTACAGGGACTGGTGGTACGCTATCCGGTTCTGCCAAGTTTTTGAAGGAAAAAAATCCGGATATCAAGATCATTGGTGTGGATGCAGATGGTTCTATACTGAAGAGCTATCACGAGACAGGAGAAATCCATAAAGAAGATGTACATCCTTATCAGATTGAGGGAATGGGTAAAAACCTGATCCCTGCGGCCCTTCTTTTCGACAAGGTAGATGAGTTTGTAAGGGTAAATGATGAAATGTCCGCGTACAGGACCCGCGAAATTGCTTTGAAAGAAGCCATTATGGGAGGTTATACTACCGGAGCTGTGACACAGGGATTAATGCAGTATGCCCAGTCCCATGAGCTTACAGAAAAGGACCTGATTGTTTTAATATATCCTGATCACGGATCCAGATACATCACTAAAGTATACAGTGATCAATGGATGGCCGAGCAGGGATTTGTCAACAACTGTGTTCACAATTATGACGAAGTTTTCAAAACGGAGTTTATCAAATAA
- a CDS encoding pyridoxal phosphate-dependent aminotransferase family protein, which produces MDIFERIKENPGPLGQFADYGEGYFIFPRLEGPIGPRMQFQGREVIFWSANDYLGLCNHPEVIEADAKAAAEYGMFYPMGARAMSGETDQHLQLERELADFVKKESAYLLNFGYQGMVSTIDALVSRNDVIVYDMDSHACIVDGVRLHSGKRFTYKHNDMESLEKNLQRATKVAEETGGGILVITEGVFGMRGQQGKIKEICDLKSKYQFRLLVDDAHGFGTLGKTGAGVGEEQDCNDQIDVYFSTFAKSMAGFGAFLAGDKEIIRYLKFNLRSQIFAKSLTMPMVIGGLKRLELLRSKPEIKAKLWENVYKLQNGLKERGFNIGDTNTCVTPVMMQGTPVEATLLVKDLRENYGIFTSVVVYPVIPKGMILLRLIPTASHTDAEINETLAAFEAIHDKLVSGYYKEQEQKLLQEQGLSFKPI; this is translated from the coding sequence TTGGATATTTTTGAAAGAATAAAAGAAAATCCAGGACCACTTGGACAATTTGCAGATTATGGTGAAGGCTATTTTATTTTCCCAAGATTAGAGGGACCTATTGGCCCTAGAATGCAGTTTCAGGGTAGAGAAGTAATTTTCTGGAGTGCCAATGACTATTTAGGTTTGTGTAATCATCCTGAAGTTATAGAAGCAGATGCAAAAGCGGCTGCAGAATATGGAATGTTCTATCCAATGGGAGCAAGAGCAATGTCTGGAGAAACAGATCAGCACCTTCAGCTGGAAAGAGAATTGGCAGACTTCGTAAAAAAAGAATCAGCATACTTATTGAATTTCGGTTACCAGGGAATGGTTTCTACCATTGATGCATTGGTGAGCAGAAATGACGTTATTGTTTATGATATGGATTCTCATGCCTGCATCGTGGATGGAGTAAGGCTTCATTCCGGGAAAAGATTTACCTACAAGCACAATGATATGGAAAGTCTTGAGAAAAACCTTCAGAGAGCAACTAAGGTAGCTGAAGAAACAGGAGGAGGTATTCTTGTTATTACAGAAGGTGTTTTCGGGATGAGAGGCCAGCAGGGGAAAATCAAAGAAATCTGCGATCTTAAATCTAAATACCAGTTCAGACTATTGGTAGATGATGCACATGGTTTCGGGACACTTGGTAAAACGGGTGCCGGTGTGGGTGAAGAACAGGACTGCAATGATCAGATTGATGTATACTTCTCTACGTTTGCTAAATCAATGGCTGGTTTCGGAGCATTCCTTGCGGGTGACAAAGAAATCATCAGATATCTGAAATTCAACCTGAGATCACAAATCTTTGCAAAATCTCTTACAATGCCAATGGTAATCGGAGGATTGAAAAGATTGGAACTGTTGAGATCTAAACCTGAGATCAAAGCTAAACTTTGGGAGAATGTTTACAAACTACAAAACGGACTTAAGGAAAGAGGATTCAACATTGGAGACACCAACACTTGTGTAACTCCGGTAATGATGCAGGGAACTCCGGTAGAAGCAACTCTATTGGTAAAAGACTTAAGAGAAAATTACGGTATCTTCACATCTGTTGTTGTATATCCGGTAATTCCGAAGGGAATGATTCTTCTAAGATTAATTCCTACCGCTTCTCATACAGATGCAGAGATTAATGAAACTCTGGCCGCATTTGAAGCGATTCATGATAAATTAGTAAGTGGTTACTATAAAGAGCAGGAGCAAAAATTACTGCAGGAACAAGGGTTAAGTTTTAAACCGATTTAA